From the Phycisphaeraceae bacterium genome, one window contains:
- a CDS encoding flagellar basal body P-ring protein FlgI, which yields MVVSVVVLGLGAVLSGCRGGEDPSFDEPLTFPVEAFRGPTWLRGTVGSMASLRNGEPMLVSGYGLMVNLEGTGSSEVPSFIRTYLINEMRKRGMPNPEQVLFDRDTAVVALEGLIPAGVSRGERFDVLVSAVDSQTISLEGGDVWTVDLAPGPLDPNLRYVAPVAEASGAVFVEPSDEVELEGEVTARRQALLVAGGRVTADRVLELVLFQPSWQRSRLIADRINERFPKAPSDRLDTARPMSDSLIRVRVPGYWQNQPERFLEQALLLYTQRGSGFDERTTLALAERLAGHPEDERLIVAAWQALGRGVLPALRGLYDHENELVRLSALEAGAGLDDGRAARFLSEAIAGADSSTKLSVARSLSLLGENLEAGRALRRLLNDPDELVRVAAYEAMTLAGDPVIDRIPVFGERGLKMLIDQVPAERPLVYVTFDQVPRVVYFGGPIPVPPGALARVWNGRLMVKVEGGGPMAVLYQGRGVRSRTLEMSPNLTELTYVLAHQPTLDRPQEGFDLSYGQTVDAVYELRAAGIFESDFRLRRSPLSELIEQMRGSAEGRPRTASGDGGGGGIVDSSRVAGR from the coding sequence ATGGTCGTGTCTGTAGTTGTGCTGGGATTGGGGGCGGTGCTGTCGGGGTGTCGAGGGGGTGAGGACCCGTCTTTTGATGAGCCGTTGACGTTTCCGGTGGAGGCGTTCCGGGGTCCAACGTGGTTGCGGGGGACGGTGGGGAGTATGGCGTCGCTTCGCAATGGCGAGCCGATGCTGGTGTCGGGGTATGGGTTGATGGTGAATCTTGAGGGGACGGGGTCGTCGGAGGTGCCGTCGTTCATCCGGACTTATCTGATCAACGAGATGCGCAAGCGAGGGATGCCGAATCCTGAGCAGGTGCTGTTTGATCGTGACACGGCGGTGGTGGCGTTGGAGGGGTTGATCCCTGCGGGGGTGTCGCGGGGTGAGCGGTTTGATGTCCTCGTGTCGGCGGTGGATTCGCAGACGATCAGTCTTGAGGGCGGAGATGTGTGGACGGTGGACCTGGCTCCGGGCCCGTTGGACCCGAATCTGCGGTATGTCGCGCCGGTGGCTGAGGCAAGTGGGGCGGTGTTTGTCGAGCCGTCGGACGAGGTTGAGTTGGAGGGTGAGGTGACGGCACGTCGTCAGGCGTTGCTGGTCGCTGGGGGTCGTGTGACGGCGGACCGTGTGTTGGAGTTGGTGTTGTTCCAGCCGAGCTGGCAGCGGAGTCGGTTGATCGCGGACCGGATCAACGAGCGTTTCCCGAAGGCTCCGTCGGATCGGTTGGATACGGCGCGGCCGATGTCGGATTCGCTGATCCGGGTTCGTGTGCCGGGTTACTGGCAGAATCAGCCGGAGCGTTTTTTGGAGCAGGCGTTGCTCCTGTACACGCAGCGGGGCTCGGGGTTTGATGAGCGCACGACGCTGGCGCTGGCCGAGCGGCTAGCGGGGCATCCTGAGGATGAGCGATTGATCGTGGCGGCGTGGCAGGCGCTTGGGCGTGGGGTGTTACCGGCGCTGCGAGGGTTGTATGACCACGAGAACGAGCTGGTGCGCTTGTCGGCGTTGGAGGCGGGAGCGGGGTTAGATGATGGTCGCGCGGCGCGTTTTCTGTCTGAGGCGATCGCGGGGGCTGATTCAAGCACAAAGCTGAGCGTTGCGCGGTCGCTGTCGTTGCTGGGGGAGAATCTCGAGGCGGGGCGGGCATTGCGGCGGTTGCTGAATGATCCGGACGAGTTGGTGCGGGTGGCGGCTTATGAGGCGATGACGCTGGCGGGCGATCCGGTGATCGATCGGATTCCCGTGTTTGGTGAGCGTGGGCTGAAGATGTTGATTGACCAGGTGCCAGCGGAGCGCCCGCTGGTGTATGTGACGTTCGATCAGGTTCCGCGGGTGGTTTACTTCGGCGGGCCGATCCCGGTGCCGCCGGGGGCGTTGGCTCGGGTGTGGAATGGTCGGTTGATGGTGAAGGTGGAGGGCGGGGGTCCGATGGCGGTGTTGTATCAGGGTCGCGGGGTGCGGAGTCGGACGCTGGAGATGTCGCCGAACCTGACGGAGTTAACGTATGTGTTGGCGCATCAGCCGACACTGGATCGTCCGCAGGAGGGTTTTGATCTGTCGTATGGTCAGACGGTGGACGCGGTGTATGAGTTGCGGGCTGCGGGGATTTTTGAATCGGATTTCCGGCTGCGGCGTAGTCCCTTATCTGAGTTGATCGAGCAGATGCGGGGTTCGGCGGAGGGTCGTCCGCGGACGGCTTCGGGAGATGGTGGGGGTGGCGGTATAGTGGACAGCAGCCGGGTGGCCGGACGATGA